One window of Lawsonibacter asaccharolyticus genomic DNA carries:
- a CDS encoding serine acetyltransferase — protein sequence MFQSLSELLGAYQKRDPAARSKLEIFLLYPGVHAIIFHRVSHWLYCHHLPFLARLNSQLARHITGIEIHPGAKIGRRLVIDHGMGIVIGETAEIGDDCLIYHGVTLGGTGKDHGKRHPTIGNNVLISCGAKVLGPFRVGDNARIASNAVVLSEVPEDATAVGIPAQIVRIAGRVTHYADDVDQTSVENPTLERLEALSQRVEFLEKLLDDQFLKERA from the coding sequence ATGTTTCAGTCACTGAGTGAATTGCTGGGCGCCTATCAGAAGCGCGACCCGGCCGCCCGCAGCAAGCTGGAGATCTTTCTCCTCTACCCCGGCGTCCACGCCATCATCTTCCACCGCGTCTCCCACTGGCTCTACTGTCACCACCTTCCCTTCCTGGCCCGCCTGAACTCCCAGCTGGCCCGCCACATCACCGGCATTGAGATCCACCCCGGCGCCAAGATCGGCCGCCGCCTGGTCATTGACCACGGGATGGGCATCGTCATCGGCGAGACCGCCGAGATCGGCGACGACTGCCTGATCTATCATGGCGTCACCCTGGGCGGCACCGGCAAGGACCACGGCAAGCGCCATCCCACCATCGGAAACAACGTGCTCATCAGCTGCGGAGCCAAGGTGCTGGGGCCCTTCCGGGTGGGTGACAACGCCCGGATCGCGTCCAACGCCGTGGTGCTCAGCGAGGTGCCGGAGGACGCCACTGCCGTGGGCATCCCCGCCCAGATCGTCCGCATCGCCGGACGGGTCACCCACTACGCCGATGACGTAGACCAGACCAGCGTGGAGAATCCCACCCTGGAACGGCTGGAAGCCCTGTCTCAGCGGGTGGAATTCCTGGAGAAGCTGCTGGATGACCAGTTCCTGAAGGAACGGGCATAG
- a CDS encoding cysteinyl-tRNA synthetase: protein MLLYNSATHKKEEFQTHTPGHVEMYTCGPTVYHFAHIGNLRSYIMEDVLEKFLRWSGYDVNRVMNITDVGHLSSDADTGEDKMLKGARREHKTVMEIAQYYTDAFFEDCRKLNIKRPDTVQPATGCIDEYIQIITRLLEKGYAYQAGGNVYFDSSKLERYYVFNDHDEEDLAVGVRDGVEEDTNKRNKNDFVLWFTKSKFEDQALKWDSPWGVGYPGWHIECSGISMKYNGEYLDLHCGGIDNAFPHHTNEIAQSESYLGHPWCRQWFHVHHLNTNSGKMSKSSGEFLTVSLLEEKGYDPLVYRFFCLQSHYRKGLVFSWENLDNARAAFDKLIARIAALDPQDGSVDEAVLAEYKEKFLQQMGNDLNTSMAVTLLYDALKAKASGATRLAILASFDQVLSLSLLDKAAAVREEQAKVKAAQAQAGYTVTGEGDPEIDALVKARGEAKKAKDFAEADRIRDELKARGIEVTDVPGGAVWKRV, encoded by the coding sequence ATGCTGTTATATAATTCCGCCACCCACAAGAAGGAGGAGTTCCAGACCCACACCCCCGGCCACGTGGAGATGTACACCTGCGGACCCACGGTGTACCACTTCGCCCACATCGGCAACCTGCGCTCCTACATCATGGAGGACGTACTGGAAAAATTCCTGCGCTGGTCCGGCTATGATGTGAACCGGGTGATGAACATCACTGACGTTGGCCACCTCAGCTCCGACGCTGACACCGGCGAGGACAAGATGCTCAAGGGCGCCCGCCGGGAGCACAAGACCGTGATGGAGATCGCCCAGTATTACACCGACGCCTTCTTTGAGGACTGCCGGAAGCTGAACATCAAGCGCCCTGACACGGTGCAGCCCGCCACCGGCTGCATCGACGAGTATATCCAGATCATCACCCGCCTGCTGGAGAAGGGCTACGCCTATCAGGCCGGGGGCAATGTGTACTTCGATTCCTCCAAGCTGGAGCGCTACTACGTGTTCAACGACCACGATGAGGAGGATCTGGCGGTGGGCGTCCGGGATGGCGTGGAGGAGGACACCAACAAGCGCAATAAAAATGACTTCGTCCTCTGGTTCACCAAGTCCAAATTCGAGGATCAGGCCCTGAAGTGGGACTCCCCCTGGGGCGTGGGCTACCCCGGCTGGCACATCGAGTGTTCCGGCATCTCCATGAAGTACAACGGGGAATATCTGGACCTGCACTGCGGCGGCATCGACAACGCCTTCCCCCACCACACCAATGAGATCGCCCAGTCCGAGTCCTATCTGGGCCACCCTTGGTGCCGCCAGTGGTTCCATGTTCACCACCTGAACACCAATTCCGGCAAGATGTCCAAGTCCTCCGGCGAATTCCTCACCGTCTCCCTGCTGGAGGAGAAGGGCTATGATCCCCTGGTCTACCGGTTCTTCTGCCTCCAGAGCCACTACCGCAAGGGGCTGGTGTTCTCCTGGGAGAACCTGGACAACGCCAGGGCCGCCTTTGACAAGCTCATCGCCCGCATCGCCGCCCTGGACCCCCAGGACGGATCTGTGGACGAAGCCGTTCTGGCGGAGTATAAAGAGAAATTTCTCCAGCAGATGGGCAACGACCTGAACACCTCCATGGCCGTCACCCTGCTGTACGACGCCCTGAAAGCCAAGGCCAGCGGAGCCACCCGGCTGGCCATCCTGGCCAGCTTCGACCAGGTGCTCTCCCTGTCCCTGCTGGACAAGGCGGCCGCAGTGCGGGAGGAGCAGGCCAAGGTAAAGGCCGCCCAGGCCCAGGCGGGTTACACCGTCACCGGCGAGGGCGACCCCGAGATCGACGCTCTGGTGAAGGCCCGGGGCGAAGCCAAGAAGGCCAAGGACTTTGCCGAGGCAGACCGCATCCGTGATGAGCTGAAGGCCCGGGGCATCGAAGTCACCGACGTGCCCGGCGGAGCTGTGTGGAAGCGCGTATAA
- a CDS encoding leucyl-tRNA synthetase codes for MKYDFTAIEKKWQSRWKEEKTFACQNGDTSKPKFYGLVEFPYPSAAGLHVGHPRPYTAMDVIARKKRMDGYNVLFPIGYDAFGLPTENFAIKNHVHPAKVTKDNIANFTRQLHMLGYSFDWDRVVDTTDPGYYKWTQWIFLQLYKHGLAYKTTMPVNWCTSCKCVLANEEVVEGVCERCGAPVIRKEKSQWMLKITEYAQKLIDGLDTVDFIDRVKTQQRNWIGRSTGAEVVFKATTGEDIKVFTTRPDTLFGATYMVLSPEHALVRGWLESGRLKNADAVVSYQKAAASKSDLERTELNKEKTGVELDGVRGVNPVNGKEIPIFISDYVLSTYGTGAIMAVPAHDDRDWEFARKFGCEIIEVVSGGEDVQKAAFTAKDDTGIMVNSDFLNGLTVKEAIPVITKWLEEKGIGEAKVNYKLRDWVFSRQRYWGEPIPMIWCDKCGWQPVPEDQLPLLLPEVESYEPTDDGESPISKMTEWVNTTCPCCGGPAKRETDTMPQWAGSSWYFLRYMDPHNDKALASKEALEYWGQVDWYNGGMEHTTLHLLYSRFWNNFLHDIGVIPCAEPYAKRTSHGMILGKNPHYVGNVETEEEKQALIEKYGNQALRPSVKMSKSLGNVVNPDDVIRDYGADTMRLYIMFIGDFEKTAVWSDDSVRGCKRFLDRVWNLATEQEHTGEEYSKANEAAVHKAIKKVSEDIEAMKFNTAIAALMSLVNDFYANGASRGDMKALLLMLSPFAPHMCEELWEMAGYGGQVCLQAWPEYDESKTVAATVQMAVQVGGKVRANIVVPTDSDEAAVVASALAEPKIARMAEGMDLVKSIVVKGRLVNLIFKPKA; via the coding sequence TTGAAGTACGATTTCACAGCCATCGAAAAGAAGTGGCAGAGCAGGTGGAAGGAGGAAAAGACCTTCGCCTGCCAGAACGGCGACACCTCCAAGCCCAAGTTCTACGGCCTGGTAGAGTTCCCCTACCCCTCCGCCGCCGGCCTGCATGTGGGCCATCCCAGGCCCTACACCGCCATGGACGTGATCGCCCGGAAGAAGCGGATGGACGGCTATAATGTGCTGTTCCCCATCGGCTACGACGCCTTCGGCCTGCCTACTGAGAACTTCGCCATCAAGAATCACGTCCATCCCGCTAAGGTGACCAAGGACAACATCGCTAACTTTACCCGCCAGCTCCATATGCTGGGCTACTCCTTCGACTGGGACCGGGTGGTGGACACCACCGACCCCGGTTACTACAAGTGGACCCAGTGGATTTTCCTTCAGTTATATAAGCACGGTCTGGCCTATAAGACCACCATGCCTGTGAACTGGTGCACCTCCTGTAAGTGTGTGCTGGCCAATGAGGAGGTGGTAGAGGGCGTGTGTGAGCGCTGCGGCGCCCCCGTCATCCGCAAGGAAAAGAGCCAGTGGATGCTGAAGATCACAGAGTACGCCCAGAAGCTCATCGACGGTCTGGACACTGTGGACTTTATCGACCGGGTCAAGACCCAGCAGCGCAACTGGATCGGCCGCTCCACCGGCGCCGAGGTGGTATTCAAGGCCACTACCGGCGAGGACATCAAGGTCTTTACTACCCGGCCCGACACCCTGTTTGGTGCGACTTACATGGTCCTCTCCCCGGAGCACGCCCTGGTGCGGGGCTGGCTGGAGAGCGGCAGGCTGAAGAATGCAGATGCGGTCGTCTCCTATCAGAAGGCGGCGGCCTCCAAGTCTGACCTGGAGCGCACCGAGCTGAATAAGGAAAAGACCGGCGTGGAGCTGGACGGCGTCCGGGGTGTCAACCCGGTCAACGGCAAGGAGATCCCCATCTTCATCTCCGACTACGTCCTGTCCACCTACGGCACCGGCGCCATCATGGCCGTTCCTGCCCACGACGACCGCGACTGGGAGTTTGCCAGGAAGTTCGGCTGTGAGATCATCGAGGTGGTATCCGGCGGCGAGGACGTGCAGAAGGCCGCTTTCACCGCCAAGGACGACACCGGTATCATGGTCAACTCCGACTTCCTCAACGGCCTGACGGTGAAGGAAGCCATTCCTGTTATCACCAAGTGGCTGGAGGAAAAGGGCATCGGCGAGGCCAAGGTGAATTATAAGCTGCGGGACTGGGTGTTCTCCCGCCAGCGCTACTGGGGCGAGCCCATCCCCATGATCTGGTGCGACAAGTGCGGCTGGCAGCCTGTGCCTGAAGATCAGCTGCCCCTGCTCCTGCCCGAGGTGGAGAGCTACGAGCCCACTGACGACGGCGAATCCCCCATCTCCAAGATGACCGAATGGGTAAACACCACCTGCCCCTGCTGCGGCGGCCCGGCCAAGCGCGAGACCGACACCATGCCCCAGTGGGCCGGCTCCAGCTGGTACTTCCTGCGGTATATGGATCCCCACAACGACAAGGCTCTGGCGTCCAAGGAGGCCCTGGAGTACTGGGGACAGGTGGACTGGTACAACGGCGGCATGGAGCATACCACCCTCCATCTGCTCTACTCCCGGTTCTGGAACAACTTCCTCCATGACATCGGGGTCATCCCCTGTGCTGAACCCTATGCCAAGCGCACCAGCCACGGCATGATCCTGGGCAAGAACCCCCATTATGTGGGCAATGTGGAGACCGAGGAGGAGAAGCAGGCACTCATTGAAAAGTACGGCAATCAGGCCCTGCGTCCCTCTGTCAAGATGTCCAAGTCTCTGGGCAACGTGGTCAACCCCGACGACGTGATCCGGGATTACGGCGCGGACACCATGCGCCTGTATATCATGTTCATCGGCGACTTTGAAAAGACAGCGGTTTGGTCCGACGACTCCGTCCGTGGTTGCAAGCGCTTCCTGGACCGGGTGTGGAACCTGGCCACCGAGCAGGAGCACACCGGCGAGGAGTACTCCAAGGCCAACGAGGCCGCTGTCCACAAGGCCATCAAAAAGGTGTCTGAGGATATCGAGGCCATGAAGTTCAATACCGCCATTGCCGCCCTGATGTCCCTGGTCAACGACTTCTATGCCAACGGAGCCAGCCGGGGCGACATGAAGGCCCTGCTGCTGATGCTCTCCCCCTTCGCTCCCCACATGTGTGAGGAGCTGTGGGAGATGGCCGGCTACGGCGGGCAGGTATGCCTCCAGGCATGGCCTGAGTATGACGAGAGCAAGACCGTGGCCGCCACTGTGCAGATGGCAGTCCAGGTGGGCGGCAAGGTCCGGGCCAACATCGTGGTCCCCACGGACAGCGACGAGGCGGCTGTAGTGGCCTCCGCCCTGGCGGAGCCCAAGATCGCACGCATGGCGGAGGGGATGGACTTAGTCAAGTCCATCGTGGTCAAGGGCCGCCTGGTGAACCTGATCTTCAAGCCCAAGGCGTGA
- a CDS encoding ribosomal silencing factor RsfS yields the protein MTSRESAIVLAKALDSKKGMEIKVLKTEELTTLADYFVICTASSTTQIKALSDVCEEAMERNGERVHHIEGHRGGTWVLMDFSSVVVHIFMDEARKFYDLERLWGDAQEEDLSQVLKPE from the coding sequence ATGACATCCCGAGAGAGTGCGATCGTGTTAGCCAAAGCCCTGGACAGTAAGAAGGGCATGGAGATCAAGGTGCTGAAGACGGAGGAGCTGACCACCCTGGCGGACTACTTCGTCATCTGTACTGCCTCCTCCACCACCCAGATCAAGGCCCTGTCTGACGTCTGCGAAGAGGCGATGGAGCGGAACGGAGAGCGGGTCCACCACATTGAGGGCCACCGGGGCGGCACCTGGGTGCTGATGGATTTCTCCTCCGTGGTGGTCCATATCTTCATGGACGAGGCCCGGAAATTCTATGACCTGGAGCGCCTGTGGGGCGATGCCCAGGAGGAGGATCTGAGCCAGGTCCTGAAGCCGGAATAA
- a CDS encoding 30S ribosomal protein S21: protein MSEVRVRENESLESALKRFKRSCAKSGVLAEVRKREHYESPSVKRRKKSEAARKNRKKFY, encoded by the coding sequence ATGTCGGAAGTCCGTGTAAGAGAAAACGAGTCTTTGGAGAGCGCGCTGAAGCGCTTTAAGCGCAGCTGTGCCAAGTCTGGCGTGCTGGCTGAGGTCCGGAAGCGTGAGCACTACGAGAGCCCCAGCGTTAAGCGCCGCAAGAAGTCCGAGGCTGCCCGCAAGAATCGCAAGAAGTTCTATTAA
- a CDS encoding adenylosuccinate synthase — translation MVKAIVGANWGDEGKGKITDMLAEQSDVVIRFQGGANAGHTIINDYGRFALHILPSGTFYPHVTNIIGNGVALDIQKLVDELGSITSQGVPAPNLIVSERAQILMPYHRLQDSYEEERLGGKAFGSTKSGIAPFYSDKYAKIGIQVCDLFHEDRLRERLTAAVSLKNVLFEHLYHKPSLDVEELYQQLMELREQIRPYVGDAVTFVHDALRAGKTVLLEGQLGSMKDPDLGIFPLTTSSHTLAGFGCVGAAVPPTAVEDVICVTKAYSSSVGSNTEPFVSEVLGEAGDELRRRGGDKGEFGATTGRPRRVGWFDTVATKYGCMVQGATQVALTCLDVLGYLDEIPVCTGYEIDGTVTDRFPTTPELMRARPVFTTLPGWKCDIRGCTDYQALPQQAKAYVDFLESRIGYPITLVSTGPKRNEITVRQK, via the coding sequence ATGGTAAAAGCGATCGTAGGCGCCAACTGGGGCGACGAGGGCAAGGGCAAGATCACGGACATGCTGGCAGAGCAGTCCGACGTGGTCATCCGCTTTCAGGGCGGGGCCAACGCGGGCCATACCATCATCAACGACTATGGCCGGTTCGCCCTGCACATCCTCCCCTCCGGCACCTTCTATCCCCATGTGACCAACATCATCGGCAACGGCGTGGCACTGGATATCCAGAAGCTGGTGGACGAGCTGGGCTCCATCACCAGCCAGGGCGTCCCCGCCCCCAACCTGATCGTCTCGGAGCGGGCCCAGATCCTGATGCCCTACCACCGTCTCCAGGACAGCTACGAGGAGGAGCGACTGGGCGGCAAGGCCTTTGGCTCCACCAAGAGCGGCATCGCCCCCTTCTACTCGGACAAATACGCCAAGATCGGCATCCAGGTCTGCGACCTGTTCCACGAGGACCGGCTGCGGGAGCGCCTGACCGCCGCCGTCTCCCTGAAAAATGTGCTGTTCGAGCACCTGTACCACAAGCCCTCCCTGGACGTGGAGGAGCTGTACCAGCAGCTGATGGAGCTGCGGGAGCAGATCCGCCCCTATGTGGGGGACGCCGTCACCTTTGTTCACGACGCCCTGCGGGCGGGCAAGACCGTCCTGCTGGAGGGCCAGCTGGGCTCTATGAAGGACCCTGACCTGGGTATCTTCCCCCTGACCACCTCCTCCCACACCCTGGCCGGCTTCGGCTGCGTGGGGGCCGCCGTCCCCCCCACCGCTGTGGAGGACGTGATCTGCGTCACCAAGGCGTACTCCTCCTCTGTGGGCTCCAACACCGAGCCCTTCGTCAGCGAGGTGCTGGGCGAGGCGGGAGATGAGCTGCGCCGCCGCGGCGGTGACAAGGGCGAGTTCGGCGCCACCACCGGCCGTCCCCGCCGGGTAGGCTGGTTCGACACTGTGGCCACCAAGTACGGCTGCATGGTCCAGGGGGCCACCCAGGTGGCTCTGACCTGCCTGGACGTACTGGGCTATCTGGATGAGATCCCGGTGTGCACCGGCTATGAGATCGACGGGACAGTCACCGACCGCTTCCCCACCACCCCGGAGCTGATGCGGGCCAGGCCCGTGTTCACCACGCTCCCCGGCTGGAAGTGCGACATCCGGGGCTGCACCGACTACCAGGCCCTGCCTCAGCAGGCAAAGGCCTATGTGGACTTCCTGGAGTCCAGGATCGGCTATCCCATCACCCTGGTCTCCACCGGACCCAAGCGCAACGAGATCACCGTTCGGCAGAAGTAA